Proteins from a genomic interval of Chitinophagales bacterium:
- a CDS encoding DUF3467 domain-containing protein: MNPPPKNKKNQINIELTEDIADGLYSNLAIITHSNSEFVIDFVKVMPGVPKAKVKARIVLTPQHAKKLLRALNDNIMKYEATHGGIVEPKTNNDLPPINFGGPPSQA; encoded by the coding sequence ATGAATCCTCCTCCAAAAAATAAAAAAAATCAAATAAATATAGAACTAACAGAAGATATTGCGGATGGATTGTACTCAAATCTTGCCATTATCACACATTCTAATTCAGAGTTCGTTATAGATTTTGTAAAAGTAATGCCGGGAGTTCCAAAGGCAAAGGTAAAAGCGAGGATTGTATTGACTCCACAACACGCTAAAAAATTATTGCGTGCATTGAACGATAACATTATGAAATATGAAGCAACACATGGAGGGATTGTTGAACCGAAAACAAACAACGATTTGCCACCCATAAATTTCGGAGGACCACCATCACAAGCTTAA
- a CDS encoding aldo/keto reductase has protein sequence MKHTKLSLSRIVAGCMKWGVWGANLSTQGFLSLINESIEAGVTTFDHADIYGHNTTEGAFGKALKLQPSLRKSMQIVTKCGIKLVNENRPQHKIKSYDTSKQHILWSAENSLKELQTDFIDLFLIHRPSPLMNPYEIAEAFHQLQQSGKVLHFGVSNFNTEQFEILNQCFPLESNQIEASVLHLQPFLDGTLHQCLQHKITPMAWSPLGSGKVFTDVQQGQASRVRKVANDLALKYEADGLDQILLAFLLKHPAKIIPVLGTSKAHRIQRAVDALQIELTQEEWFELWEASMGHEVP, from the coding sequence ATGAAGCATACCAAATTAAGTCTTTCCAGAATCGTAGCAGGCTGCATGAAGTGGGGCGTTTGGGGCGCAAATCTTTCTACACAAGGCTTTTTATCATTGATAAACGAATCCATAGAAGCAGGAGTTACGACCTTTGACCATGCCGACATTTATGGACACAATACCACAGAAGGGGCATTTGGCAAAGCCCTGAAATTGCAACCTTCTCTTAGGAAAAGTATGCAAATCGTAACAAAATGTGGCATCAAACTCGTCAATGAAAATCGCCCGCAACACAAAATCAAATCCTACGATACAAGTAAGCAGCATATTTTGTGGTCGGCAGAAAACTCTTTGAAGGAACTGCAAACCGATTTTATTGATTTATTCCTCATACACCGCCCTTCCCCTCTAATGAACCCCTACGAAATTGCAGAAGCTTTTCATCAATTGCAGCAATCGGGTAAGGTACTGCATTTTGGAGTGTCTAACTTCAATACAGAACAGTTTGAAATACTGAATCAATGTTTTCCATTAGAAAGCAATCAAATAGAAGCATCAGTATTACATTTACAACCCTTTTTAGACGGCACACTTCATCAGTGTTTACAGCACAAAATTACTCCAATGGCATGGTCGCCATTGGGTAGCGGAAAAGTATTTACAGATGTCCAACAAGGTCAAGCAAGTAGGGTGAGAAAAGTTGCCAATGATTTGGCATTGAAGTATGAAGCAGATGGCTTAGACCAAATTTTATTGGCATTTTTATTAAAACATCCCGCTAAAATAATCCCTGTTTTAGGCACTTCAAAAGCACACCGAATTCAAAGAGCTGTTGATGCACTTCAAATAGAATTGACACAGGAAGAATGGTTTGAACTTTGGGAAGCATCTATGGGACATGAAGTTCCTTGA
- a CDS encoding exonuclease domain-containing protein — protein MKYAIIDIEATGGSPKRDKITEIAIYLYDGQEVVDSFISLINPETEIPPFIRKLTGISNDMVSDAPTFEDVAPRIQTITEDAVFVAHNVQFDYAYVKAEFKRLGYEFRREKLCTVKLSRKIFPDLPSYSLGKLCAQLEIPLSNRHRASGDAFATVKLFNLLRQNDSEEHIQHSLSRKTIEDLLPNGMTLDFLEDLPEETGVYYFHDDKGNVIYIGRTNDIRRRVIQHFVNKTPNSKLWSMIQNTFDISSEVTGSELIAEILESYEIVRLKPRYNRYMRASVYQYGVFKAYDKQGYLNLSIRKIQKEEKVTIAFSKQIHAQSALEKVAKQYRLCAKLCGLEPLKLKKDHPCVYVKQRLCKGACVGKEDAKSYNYRVHRALSLFEYQHANFMIIGEGRTIQEKSVVCIENNQFIGFGYFEPEVEPTIDVVKDGLVYYPPNPYIDKIIQKYLTKNIGETIITF, from the coding sequence ATGAAGTATGCGATTATAGACATTGAAGCTACTGGGGGAAGTCCTAAGAGAGATAAAATCACCGAGATAGCTATCTATTTATACGATGGGCAGGAGGTTGTAGATTCTTTTATTTCGCTTATCAACCCCGAAACAGAAATTCCGCCCTTTATCCGTAAGCTAACAGGAATCTCTAATGATATGGTATCTGATGCGCCAACTTTTGAAGATGTAGCCCCACGTATTCAAACGATTACAGAAGATGCCGTTTTTGTTGCCCACAATGTACAGTTTGATTATGCCTATGTTAAGGCAGAATTCAAACGATTGGGCTATGAATTTAGGCGAGAGAAACTTTGTACGGTAAAGTTGAGTCGAAAGATTTTTCCCGATCTCCCTTCCTATAGTTTGGGAAAATTGTGTGCTCAACTTGAGATTCCTCTCTCTAATCGGCACAGAGCTTCAGGGGACGCTTTTGCAACGGTCAAACTTTTTAATCTCTTGCGCCAAAATGATTCAGAGGAACATATCCAACATTCACTGAGTCGGAAAACCATTGAAGACCTACTGCCCAATGGGATGACCTTGGATTTTTTGGAGGATTTACCTGAGGAAACTGGAGTGTACTATTTTCACGATGACAAAGGAAACGTCATTTATATAGGCAGAACCAACGATATTCGCAGAAGGGTTATCCAGCATTTTGTGAACAAAACGCCTAATAGTAAACTCTGGTCAATGATACAAAACACTTTTGATATTAGTTCAGAAGTGACGGGTAGTGAGTTAATTGCAGAAATTTTAGAGTCCTATGAAATTGTGCGACTAAAACCCAGATACAACCGTTATATGCGTGCATCTGTGTATCAATATGGCGTTTTTAAAGCCTATGATAAACAAGGATATTTGAATCTAAGCATTCGAAAAATCCAAAAAGAGGAAAAAGTAACCATTGCATTTAGCAAACAAATACATGCACAGAGTGCTTTGGAAAAGGTGGCAAAGCAGTATAGATTGTGTGCAAAACTGTGTGGGCTAGAACCCCTTAAACTCAAAAAAGACCATCCTTGTGTGTATGTTAAGCAGCGATTGTGTAAAGGAGCATGTGTTGGCAAAGAAGATGCAAAGAGTTACAACTATCGTGTTCACAGGGCTTTATCCTTATTTGAATACCAACACGCTAATTTTATGATTATAGGAGAAGGGCGGACAATTCAAGAAAAATCAGTTGTGTGTATTGAAAATAACCAATTTATAGGTTTTGGTTATTTTGAACCAGAAGTAGAGCCCACAATTGACGTGGTCAAAGATGGATTGGTTTATTATCCTCCAAATCCATACATTGATAAAATCATACAGAAATACCTCACCAAAAACATTGGTGAAACGATAATAACTTTTTGA
- a CDS encoding alkane 1-monooxygenase, with the protein MKLRPLKYLPVYTGLAATVISFSSEGWWTYTALIYTFFLIPILDMLMPAPEKNMTAMEEELALKDPLYDWMVYLMLPIQYGFLVWFLVIIDDPTLTTFEMWGRITAMGILCGSLGINVAHELGHRTKKYEQWMSKSLLLTSLYMHFFIEHNRGHHKRVATPDDPASARYGENIYFFYVRSVVFSYVSAWKLEAKKLQQKQLAFWSIHNEMLRFQFIQLALLVGIYFAFGLLPMLAFIAAAAMGFLQLETVNYIEHYGLQRRQRDNGNYEKVLPIHSWNSNHILGRLLLFELTRHSDHHFKASRKYQILRHFDDAPQMPTGYPGMMLLATIPPLWFAVMHRHIAKCKKEYGGAWA; encoded by the coding sequence ATGAAACTACGACCCTTAAAATACCTCCCTGTTTATACAGGTTTAGCAGCAACAGTTATTTCGTTTTCCTCCGAAGGTTGGTGGACTTATACGGCATTGATTTACACCTTTTTTCTGATTCCTATTTTAGATATGTTGATGCCTGCACCCGAAAAAAATATGACGGCAATGGAAGAAGAATTGGCACTCAAAGATCCTTTGTATGATTGGATGGTCTATCTCATGTTGCCAATTCAATACGGATTTTTAGTTTGGTTCTTGGTTATTATTGACGATCCAACGCTGACAACCTTTGAGATGTGGGGGCGCATCACTGCAATGGGAATTTTGTGTGGTAGTTTGGGCATCAATGTGGCGCATGAGTTGGGGCATCGCACCAAAAAATACGAGCAATGGATGTCAAAATCCCTACTGCTCACTTCCCTGTACATGCACTTTTTCATCGAGCACAACCGAGGGCATCACAAGCGAGTAGCTACGCCTGATGACCCTGCTTCGGCTCGATATGGTGAAAATATTTACTTTTTTTATGTACGTTCGGTGGTATTCAGTTATGTCTCTGCTTGGAAATTGGAGGCCAAAAAATTGCAGCAAAAACAGCTTGCTTTTTGGTCTATTCACAACGAAATGCTTCGTTTTCAATTTATCCAACTTGCTTTGTTGGTGGGCATTTACTTTGCCTTTGGATTATTGCCGATGTTGGCATTCATTGCAGCAGCAGCGATGGGTTTTCTGCAATTGGAAACTGTCAATTATATTGAACACTATGGATTGCAACGCCGACAAAGGGATAATGGGAATTATGAAAAAGTGCTTCCCATTCATTCTTGGAACTCTAATCATATTCTTGGACGATTGTTGTTATTTGAACTCACTAGACACAGCGACCATCACTTCAAGGCAAGCCGTAAGTATCAGATTCTCCGACACTTTGATGATGCTCCTCAAATGCCTACGGGTTATCCAGGAATGATGTTGTTGGCAACAATTCCACCTTTGTGGTTTGCAGTGATGCACCGACACATTGCGAAATGCAAGAAAGAATATGGAGGAGCTTGGGCGTAA
- a CDS encoding helix-turn-helix transcriptional regulator — translation MLLLTFPNFNIYSTSLLFLVLQGFLFAFLLLRRYVQKRHLADLFLALLLIITGYRRTSYIIGFMEWYDTFRNTKINYLLFDVTFILGPLIFFYVKSLTKVRFSFRRVDWIHFVPVILYVCYEICMWIYDAMQPDFHLSQNGYWVENIDSVYVAPFAVLLGFASQLLYYAFAVQAYWHYRERIKQHFSNTYQVELNWIRNFLTAYIVLFAFQFIINVIDHQIVALHWKQNWWGHLAGALVMLYVGTKGYFTDLSKLYQLTFGIKKEEIIETDADFQKLEQQKTELLEYLETEKPYLNPELTLAELARKMKTTTSNLSKVINTGFDKNFKDFINEYRVEAVKERLKNGDTEQFTLLAIAFDSGFNSKATFNRTFKKFTDVTPSQYLENTSS, via the coding sequence ATGCTATTACTGACTTTCCCTAACTTCAATATATACAGCACCTCTCTGCTTTTTTTGGTATTGCAGGGATTCCTATTTGCTTTTTTGCTACTCAGACGGTACGTTCAAAAACGACATTTGGCAGATTTATTCTTGGCTTTGTTGTTGATAATCACAGGTTATAGGCGAACTTCTTACATCATTGGATTCATGGAGTGGTACGATACTTTTCGCAACACCAAAATCAATTACCTGCTTTTTGATGTCACCTTTATCCTTGGGCCACTGATTTTTTTCTATGTCAAAAGTCTCACCAAAGTCCGTTTTAGTTTTCGGCGTGTAGATTGGATTCATTTTGTACCTGTCATCTTGTATGTTTGTTATGAAATTTGTATGTGGATATATGATGCCATGCAGCCCGATTTTCATCTCTCTCAAAACGGTTATTGGGTGGAAAATATAGATTCGGTATATGTTGCCCCTTTTGCAGTTTTGTTGGGTTTTGCTTCTCAATTGCTCTACTATGCCTTTGCAGTGCAAGCCTATTGGCACTATCGAGAGCGCATTAAGCAGCATTTTTCCAATACCTATCAAGTAGAACTCAATTGGATTCGGAATTTTTTAACCGCCTATATTGTATTATTTGCTTTCCAGTTTATCATTAATGTCATTGACCATCAGATTGTCGCTTTGCATTGGAAACAAAATTGGTGGGGACATTTGGCAGGAGCTTTGGTGATGTTGTATGTTGGTACCAAAGGATATTTCACGGACCTATCCAAACTTTACCAACTCACTTTTGGCATTAAAAAGGAGGAAATCATCGAAACAGACGCAGACTTTCAGAAATTGGAACAGCAAAAAACTGAACTGTTGGAATATCTCGAAACCGAAAAACCATACCTCAATCCTGAATTGACGTTGGCAGAATTGGCACGTAAAATGAAAACAACTACCTCCAATTTATCGAAAGTCATCAATACAGGTTTCGACAAAAACTTCAAAGATTTTATCAATGAATACCGAGTCGAAGCGGTCAAAGAAAGATTGAAAAATGGAGATACCGAACAGTTCACTCTTTTGGCAATTGCGTTTGATTCTGGCTTCAACAGCAAGGCGACTTTCAATCGGACATTTAAGAAATTTACGGATGTTACTCCAAGTCAGTATTTGGAAAACACGAGCAGTTAA
- a CDS encoding S41 family peptidase, giving the protein MKISILLSFVFLLLFSPFSLQSQTKIAANDLQKDFQILEQALKELHPGLYRYNDKSTIEGYFNDLQKELQTDKTLQESYLIFSQFLAKIQCGHTFCNFWNQPKEVNEAIFMKADKVPFTFRLIDRRMIVVKDATKTEQLPMGTEILKINNIEVATIVDSLLTVVKTDGDNVGSQLENMQLSGTGEFEDFDVFFSLFFPPQNGKFEVKAMDLQANKAFELSLNAVSRGQRFEVLEKRYGKQASSYDDMWSFEIWNKQTAYLQLGTFVTWKMEMNWKQFLKDAFVEIHAKNIPNLVIDIRGNAGGMDDVTRMVADFLLTKDITLSASRSLLTYEKVPENLNGYLSTWDDKFRDRTGKLKSVEGGFYTFKKATGEPETIKANKNAYGGKTYLIVNAANSSATFFMAKYFKQHGLATLVGQETGGNRKGTTGGNMFFLQLPHSKIEIDIPLIGDYPLGEQPNEGIQPDVLVRPNVEDVVNGVDTELEVVKKLIVTNGSETELKSKTTTQYKLNGDELDVLEGKWTGKLTYLNFGDDKTVVDVPGTFEVEKVNGKFNTLITYDELDKEGKPMIAENVFGIKKGGKVLQLNGEWNIVKIEKTEGELLIVGERKGKDNLKKADLRLTVRLQNGQKASWKKEARYVGMKDYFMRNIFSFERVE; this is encoded by the coding sequence ATGAAAATTTCTATTCTTTTGTCTTTCGTTTTTTTACTTCTATTTTCTCCTTTTTCGCTGCAAAGCCAAACAAAAATTGCAGCCAATGACCTTCAAAAAGATTTCCAAATTCTTGAGCAAGCCTTGAAGGAATTGCACCCTGGATTGTACCGCTACAATGACAAATCGACCATTGAAGGCTACTTCAATGATCTCCAAAAAGAACTGCAAACGGATAAAACATTGCAGGAATCGTACTTGATTTTCTCACAATTTTTGGCCAAAATTCAATGTGGACATACTTTTTGCAATTTTTGGAACCAACCGAAAGAGGTCAATGAGGCAATTTTTATGAAAGCTGACAAAGTGCCGTTTACTTTCCGATTGATTGATAGGAGAATGATAGTGGTGAAAGATGCAACAAAAACCGAACAACTGCCGATGGGTACAGAAATTTTGAAAATCAATAATATTGAAGTAGCTACAATCGTGGATAGTCTTTTGACAGTCGTGAAAACGGATGGCGACAATGTGGGCAGTCAATTGGAAAATATGCAATTGTCGGGTACTGGCGAATTTGAAGACTTTGATGTGTTTTTTTCGCTATTTTTCCCACCCCAAAACGGCAAATTTGAAGTAAAAGCAATGGATTTGCAGGCAAACAAGGCATTTGAATTAAGCTTAAATGCGGTGAGTCGAGGGCAGCGTTTTGAAGTTTTGGAGAAACGATATGGCAAACAGGCAAGTAGCTATGATGATATGTGGAGTTTTGAAATATGGAATAAACAAACTGCTTATTTACAGTTGGGTACGTTTGTGACGTGGAAAATGGAAATGAACTGGAAGCAGTTTTTGAAGGATGCTTTTGTAGAGATTCATGCCAAAAATATACCGAATTTGGTAATTGACATTCGTGGAAATGCGGGAGGAATGGACGATGTGACCCGTATGGTAGCAGATTTTTTGCTGACCAAAGACATTACCCTATCAGCGAGTCGTTCTCTACTGACATACGAAAAAGTGCCTGAAAACCTTAATGGTTATCTTTCTACTTGGGATGATAAATTTCGAGATAGAACGGGTAAGTTGAAGTCAGTAGAAGGAGGTTTTTATACTTTCAAAAAGGCAACAGGTGAACCTGAAACCATAAAAGCCAATAAAAATGCTTATGGTGGAAAAACCTACCTCATCGTCAATGCTGCCAATAGCTCTGCGACTTTTTTTATGGCTAAATACTTCAAACAGCACGGTTTGGCAACCTTGGTTGGTCAAGAAACGGGCGGTAATCGAAAAGGAACAACGGGCGGAAATATGTTCTTTTTGCAGTTGCCACACTCCAAAATTGAGATAGACATTCCTTTGATTGGTGATTATCCCTTAGGTGAGCAACCCAATGAAGGAATACAACCTGATGTATTGGTGCGGCCAAATGTGGAGGATGTGGTAAACGGTGTGGATACGGAATTGGAGGTAGTGAAAAAACTCATTGTAACAAATGGTTCTGAAACGGAGCTTAAGTCTAAAACTACTACTCAATACAAATTAAATGGAGATGAATTGGATGTTTTAGAGGGAAAATGGACTGGTAAACTGACCTACCTCAACTTCGGTGATGATAAAACTGTGGTGGATGTTCCCGGTACTTTTGAGGTAGAAAAGGTGAATGGCAAATTCAATACCCTTATTACTTATGATGAATTGGATAAGGAAGGTAAACCGATGATAGCAGAGAATGTTTTTGGCATCAAAAAAGGTGGTAAGGTATTGCAATTGAATGGTGAATGGAATATTGTAAAAATCGAAAAAACGGAAGGTGAATTGTTGATTGTAGGCGAAAGAAAAGGAAAAGACAACCTTAAAAAAGCAGACCTCCGATTGACGGTTCGACTTCAAAATGGGCAAAAGGCAAGTTGGAAAAAGGAGGCACGATATGTGGGAATGAAGGATTATTTTATGCGTAATATTTTTAGTTTTGAGCGGGTTGAATAA
- the rpmI gene encoding 50S ribosomal protein L35 → MPKMKTHSRAKKTFKVTGSGKIKRAKAYKAHILTKKSPKRKRHLGKSGLVHKSDTPRIKLLLNI, encoded by the coding sequence ATGCCAAAAATGAAGACACATTCCAGGGCTAAGAAAACTTTCAAAGTCACTGGTTCGGGCAAGATAAAGAGGGCAAAAGCTTACAAAGCTCACATTTTGACCAAGAAATCGCCTAAGCGTAAAAGACATCTTGGTAAATCTGGTTTGGTACACAAAAGTGATACCCCTCGCATCAAATTGCTACTCAACATATAA
- the rplT gene encoding 50S ribosomal protein L20 — protein sequence MPRSVNSVASKARRKKILKMAKGYFGRRKNVFTVAKNAVEKGLVYAYRDRRAKKRAFRRLWITRINAGVRQEGMSYSTFIHAAQEKGIDLNRKVLADLAMNHPTAFKAIVDSVK from the coding sequence ATGCCACGGTCAGTGAACTCGGTTGCTTCAAAAGCAAGAAGGAAGAAGATACTCAAAATGGCGAAAGGCTATTTTGGCAGAAGGAAAAACGTATTTACTGTCGCCAAAAATGCTGTTGAGAAAGGCTTAGTATATGCTTATAGAGATAGGAGAGCCAAAAAACGCGCTTTTAGAAGACTTTGGATTACACGTATCAATGCAGGTGTGCGTCAAGAAGGAATGAGCTATTCCACTTTTATACACGCTGCTCAAGAAAAAGGTATTGACCTCAATAGAAAAGTCCTCGCTGACTTAGCGATGAACCATCCTACTGCTTTCAAAGCAATAGTGGATTCCGTAAAATAA
- a CDS encoding cold shock domain-containing protein translates to MQEGTVKWFDEDRGFGFIKLSNTPRQKDIFVHIRDIHNSGYDTVEKGDFVEFELREGEKGERATNLTVYEYV, encoded by the coding sequence ATGCAAGAAGGAACAGTAAAATGGTTCGATGAGGACCGAGGATTTGGATTTATTAAATTGTCAAACACACCTAGACAAAAAGACATTTTTGTACATATCAGAGACATTCACAATTCAGGCTATGATACCGTCGAAAAAGGCGATTTTGTAGAATTTGAACTACGAGAAGGAGAAAAGGGAGAAAGAGCAACTAATCTCACAGTTTATGAATACGTGTAA